From one Candidatus Delongbacteria bacterium genomic stretch:
- a CDS encoding nucleotidyl transferase AbiEii/AbiGii toxin family protein: MQDLINPKCFSQEWIISKSKQFSGDPILIEKTIRAFALLGFIAQFEEDFIFKGGTSLLLHVPKIKRLSIDIDIIYGDNIENFISKLSEIPESSDFIRFEENVRGHRGLPNRKHFKFYYNSVVFGKEESVLLDIVLEYPNYIPFIETKPIKTDLFEVISDLEVKLPSIEGLLGDKLTAFAPSTTGVPFITKGGNLMVMQVIKQLYDLGELFDIASDFEKVKIAFDATFNKENDYRGTEFTKEQALQDTIDTCLELLHIRLKGFKPNQITDYLEDGISKISNHLLKDRFIVEEKAKITASKVLYIANSIKNGIAINFSTDKYSEDKFSILEAITLQKPYQRLNRLKPILPEAFYYIWKAVKE, from the coding sequence ATGCAAGATTTGATAAATCCAAAATGCTTTTCTCAAGAATGGATAATTTCCAAATCAAAACAATTTTCAGGTGATCCGATTTTAATAGAAAAAACCATCCGTGCATTTGCACTCCTCGGTTTTATTGCTCAGTTTGAAGAAGATTTTATTTTCAAAGGCGGTACAAGTCTTTTACTCCATGTTCCAAAGATAAAAAGACTTTCTATTGATATTGACATAATCTACGGTGATAATATTGAAAATTTCATTTCAAAATTATCTGAGATTCCCGAATCAAGTGATTTCATAAGATTTGAAGAAAATGTTCGAGGTCATAGAGGATTACCGAATCGCAAACATTTTAAATTCTATTACAATTCTGTCGTCTTTGGTAAAGAGGAATCTGTTCTTTTGGATATCGTACTTGAATATCCGAATTATATTCCTTTCATAGAAACTAAACCTATTAAAACCGACCTTTTTGAAGTTATTTCAGATTTAGAAGTTAAATTGCCAAGCATCGAAGGATTGCTCGGAGATAAACTTACAGCTTTTGCTCCTTCGACAACCGGTGTTCCTTTTATTACAAAGGGTGGTAATTTGATGGTCATGCAGGTTATCAAACAATTGTATGACCTTGGAGAATTATTTGACATTGCTTCTGATTTTGAAAAAGTTAAAATCGCTTTTGATGCAACTTTCAATAAAGAAAATGATTATAGAGGAACTGAATTCACAAAAGAACAAGCACTCCAAGATACAATTGATACTTGCCTTGAATTACTTCATATTCGATTAAAAGGTTTTAAACCAAATCAAATTACCGATTATCTCGAAGACGGAATAAGTAAAATTTCCAATCATCTTCTGAAAGACAGATTTATTGTTGAGGAGAAAGCTAAAATAACAGCTTCAAAAGTTCTTTACATAGCTAACTCAATAAAAAACGGGATTGCAATTAATTTTAGTACTGATAAATACAGTGAAGATAAGTTCTCAATATTGGAAGCAATAACTTTACAGAAACCTTATCAAAGACTGAATAGGTTAAAACCTATCTTACCGGAAGCGTTTTATTATATTTGGAAAGCGGTAAAAGAATAG